Within the Catalinimonas niigatensis genome, the region GTTTTGAGCTTAAAAAAAATGGTTATAAAGTATTAGTGCAGAAATATTATGGCTATAGCCTCATAAAATTAATCCACGCATAAATATAATTTTTATAAGAATTCAGGGAAGAAAAAAAATCAAAGAGAACCAATAACCATGTTGTATTCTTAAGTGTTGTGTAAGCAGCATGAATCTCTATATCCGCATGTCAGTCAGATCATTTCTTTTATACTAATTTTTTTAGCTTTCATGAAACCAAGCGCTCCTTCTCAATCTCGTCAGATAAATACTTCCAAACGCCCGATAAAAAAATCTGTCCGGCAAAGAAAAAAACTAGTCAAAAGAAGAAGAGGAAAAAGTAGTGGACAAAACACGGCAAGTAAAGCCAACCAACAACTCAGTAAATTCCGCCAGGCTTCTGTGGTTGCTGTAGCCATTACCATGTTACTGCTGACTGTTTTTTCAGAGGGCGAGGCAGTACAAACGCAGGATACCTTAACCACAGAAAATGTGGAAGATACTGTAGTAGACAACGTAGAAACTACTGAAGAAGCGGTAGAAATTGGGGATATAGGAAGAGCAGCTACGGATGAAGCCGTCACTACGATACGTGAACTGTGGGTGGGCTTTTACCAGAATTTGCCCAAACTATTGATAGCACTTGCAGCACTCTTACTCGGGTGGCTGCTTTCCAAGATTATCCGGCCTTTGCTGCGTAGCTTTACCAAAAACTGGCGGACTTCCAGTGCAGTGATGGCCGTTACCTCTATTGCTATCTGGCTGCTGGCGATTGGTGTGGCATTGAGTGTGATGGCGGGTGACATTCGGGCATTGGTAGGTTCAGTGGGTTTGGTAGGTCTGGCGCTTTCCTGGGCATTACAAACGCCTATTGAAAGCTTTACCGGCTGGTTACTTAATTCCTTCAAAGGATACTACCGGGTGGGCGACCGCATAGCCGTTGGTGATGTGTTTGGTGATGTTTATCAGATCGATTCCCTCAATACAACGGTATGGGAAATAGGATCGCCAGACCAACTAGGATCGGTACAGGCAGAACAACCTACAGGAAGGCTGGTCACCTTTCCTAATAATGAGATACTAACAAGTACAGTCATCAATCTTACAAGAGATTTTCCTTATGTATGGGATGAACTCGCCATACCTATTGCCAACGAGTCGGATCTGATGCTCGCCATGGAAGTACTACAAAAAGTAGCCGATGATCTACTGGGTGCATATATGGAACAACCTGCGTTGGAATATGCCCGCATTCTTAAGAAAGCAAACATTGATGAAAAGGTGGCCCAAAATCCTCAGCTTTTTGTGTCAGCTACTGACTCC harbors:
- a CDS encoding mechanosensitive ion channel family protein, giving the protein MKPSAPSQSRQINTSKRPIKKSVRQRKKLVKRRRGKSSGQNTASKANQQLSKFRQASVVAVAITMLLLTVFSEGEAVQTQDTLTTENVEDTVVDNVETTEEAVEIGDIGRAATDEAVTTIRELWVGFYQNLPKLLIALAALLLGWLLSKIIRPLLRSFTKNWRTSSAVMAVTSIAIWLLAIGVALSVMAGDIRALVGSVGLVGLALSWALQTPIESFTGWLLNSFKGYYRVGDRIAVGDVFGDVYQIDSLNTTVWEIGSPDQLGSVQAEQPTGRLVTFPNNEILTSTVINLTRDFPYVWDELAIPIANESDLMLAMEVLQKVADDLLGAYMEQPALEYARILKKANIDEKVAQNPQLFVSATDSWTNIIIRYLVTAKSRRKWKSDLQIAVSQELNKSQYKRKIISAYSRQQYQPIDSDGVPISGMNTPQKPE